AATCCTACTCCGATATTCCCCACATTATAGTCCTGACCAGCTAGATCTCCTTTAGTTCCTACAAAAACCTTTTGGTATTGTACGAAGAAATTCCAGTCTCTGTTGTGGTATCCGATTTCCGGTTTAAGGTAGAAACCTCCGCTTGCTCTTTCAACATTCGTGTTAGAAGCAACCGTTTTGTCTCCAACTAAGAATCCGTATCCTAAATCAGTTCCGAAATAGAAACCTGTTTGTTTAGGGTAAATTCTGATTAAAGCTGCTACAGGAACTACGCCTACATCATTATTTTTATACCCATTGTTTTCTTTTCCAAAATAGTGAGTATATCCAGATGCGATACCTAATCCAAATCCAGGTGTAATCAGGTTTTGATAAGATACATCTACCCCTACTGCAGCAGAAAGGTTATCTGCGGGAACTGCTAAACCAACATTCGCACCCACTTTAATCATATTATTCATTTGTGAACTCTGTGCGCTTGCTATACCTGCTGTTAAAATTCCAGCCAGCAATATTGCTTGTTTAAACATTTTCATAACTCTAATTTTTAAATTTTACTAAACAAGAGGATGTAAAAATCATGCCAAGCAAGGCTTTTCTTTTGATTTTAACACTCAAAAAAACCATAAAATAATGAATATCAATACTTTATTTTTAACAAAATTTAAATGTTTGTTTAACAAAAATTATCAAAAAAGAATACAAAAAACGACAATAACTCCTCAATTAGATTATCCAATCCATTCATTTAAACACTTTCACTCTCCTTTATTGCTCTGGTAAAAGCTTTACAAATAATATCCAGGATATCAGTTGTGATTTCTGTGTCCCATCCGACTCCGTCAAAAGCATGGGTAATGCCCGGCATCAGATGAACTTCTGTAACGACCTCAGCTCTTAGAAGTTTTTGTATATAATCCATCTGTTCATCAATCATCGGATCATTCTGACTAAGGACAAAACAAGACCTGCATAGACCAGACAGATCTTCCATCCGGTTAGGAATGACATATTTTGGTGGGTTATTGAGCTTATCTCCTAGTATATGCTTCATCACATGCGTTATATTCCCGCGGTTGATAATATAGGTATCTTCTCCATGAATGCGGCTCTGAAATTTATCCTGCTCCCTATCATCGGTATTGGGATAAAGAGGAATCTGGATAAACGGAGTTACCTCTTTTCTATCTCTGGCCATCTGGGCAACAGACAGGGTAAGCATTCCTCCTCCACTACCTCCTGTGATTCCTATATATTTAGAATTGATGTTGAGTTCATCCGCATGATCATTCACCCATTTTAAAGCTGCATAACAATCTTCCTGTCCTGCCGGTGCCGGATATTCTGGTGCCAAATGATAGTCTACGCTTATTCCTACAGCACCACACCCCTTACTGAGATGCAATGCCCTCGCATGTTCCGTATTAAGACCACCAATTACCGTTCCCCCTCCATGATAAAGTAAAAAAGCAGGACGTTCAGAAGCAGGCTGATCCGGTTTATAAATTCTAACTTTCATATCACCTATCGGCCCTGGAATGAACCTATCATAAAAGCTTACCCCTTCCATCTGCATGGGTTCTCCTGCAGAAGCCTCTTCCATTTGTCGAAGCATTTTAAGATCTTCAAGGGTTTCAAAACTTATTTTGATCCCTGCGGCAGCAATCATTTGCTGCATTCCCTGAATTCTTTGGGAAAATTCAGGGGTTAAATAATATTTTTTCATAATTATTTTATTTGTAGTTTTTTTAGTACTAGTTTTTTTGCCTTTGAAAGTATCCGTAATTCGGCTTATTATTTAGTCTTTCTGTGTATTAAAATTACAAAAAAAAGACTCTGAAAAGTAATTTGAAATGATCGGAAAGAAATATTAACAATCCTTAACTCGTTATCATTTTAACCTTTTTTCATCAAAAACATCAAAAAAATAAATGTTCTCACCATGGCAGATTCATTATTAAAAAACAAACATCTCTTTTGGCGTTCAGGCTTCGGCGTTGGAATTAATCAAATCGACGATTTGAAAAATAAAAACACTAAAACGCTCATTAATGAATTATTTAAAGAAGGAAATTTTACAGAAGTCTCTTATGATACACCAGATATAGATCCTACGACAGACTATATGAACAGTACGGTTCCTGCGGAAAAAAAGAAGGAAATGCAAAGAATCTATAGAGCACAAAACGAAGAGTTGAATCTCAATTTTCTGGATAAAATGGTGAACAGCCAGGAACAAATGAAAGAAAAAATGGCTTTTTTCTGGCATGGACATTTTGCGTCAAGAGTTCTTAACCCAAAATTCAATCGACAATTATTAAATACCATCCGGAAAAATGCATTAGGTAACTTCAAGGATCTGCTTTTTGAAGTAAGCCAGTCTCCAGCCATGCTCAATTTCCTGAATAATCAGCAAAATAAAAAAGATCATCCGAATGAAAATTTTGCAAGGGAAGTCATGGAACTTTTTACCATGGGAAGAGGAAACTATACGGAAAAAGATGTGAGAGAAGGAGCAAGAGCATTTACGGGATGGAGCTATGATAAAGAAGGAAACTTTAAGGAAAGAAAAAATCAGCATGACGAGGGAACCAAAAACTTTTTAGGAAAAACAGGTAATTTTGACGGAACTGATGCTTTAAATATCATTCTAGAACAAAAAGCGACCGCAACATTTATCACAGCCAAAATCTATAAGTTTTTTGTCAATGAAAATGTAGACCAGAATATTGTGAACACTTTGAGTATAAGCTTCTACAATTCCGGCTATGATATAAAAAAGCTGATGACGGATATTTTTTCAAGCTCATGGTTTTACGATCAGAAAAATATCGGAAACAGGATAAAATCCCCCATAGAACTGATGGCAGGGATGATGCGGATGCTTCCCATGCATATTCAGAATCCTGAAAACCTCATCATCTATCAAAAGCTATTAGGACAAATGCTGCTCTATCCACCTAATGTTGCAGGATGGCCCAATGGAAGGTCCTGGATTGATAGCTCTACACTGATGCTGAGACTTCAGGTACCACAGATCTGGTCGGGACTACGCCCATTGGAATACAGTCCAAGACAGGATGATGACATTGATATGGGAATGAAATCTAAAGAAACAGCTTTGAACAAAAGCTTTAAAAATCCCAATATCACTATAGACTGGAACCGTGTAGATCAGATTTTCACCCATAAAAACTGTGAAGATTATCTAATTCAAAACACCCAAAGTCTGGACATGAATACCGTGAATAATTTTTCCGATAAAAGCACGAAAATGACCATTATTAATCTGATGTCAACTCCGGAATATCAGTTAATGTAATGTATATACCCTATTCATTTGCAACCCATCCACTAAATCCAACACTATGTTAATCAAAAGAAGAGAATTCCTCAAAATAAGTTCACTCGCTACAGCATCGTTCTTAATGCCTAATTTCCTGAAGGCTATGACGCTGGATGAAGCCTTAAATCCAAACCAAAATATACTGGTGGTTCTTCAGTTTACAGGTGGAAATGATGGTTTGAATACGATTATTCCTGCCAAAAATGACATCTATTTCAGAGAAAGAAAAACACTGGCTGTTCAGGACTCTTTATCTCTGACGGATGAAGCAGGGATCAATCCTTCTCTATCTTATTTTAAAGAGCTTTTTGATAATGGAGAGCTTTCTGTGATGAATAATGTAGGCTATCCCAATCCGGACAAGTCTCATTTCCGCAGTATGGATATCTGGCAATCTGCAAGCAGAAGTGATGAATTCCTGGATACCGGATGGCTGGGCCGCTTCCTGGATGAGGAATGCTACCGTTGTGAACATCCTACTCAGGCACTGGAAGTAGATGACATGCTCAGCCTTGCCCTGAAGGGACAAAACAATAAAGCTTTTGCCTTTAAAGATCCTAAAAGATTATATCAGACCAGCCAGGAAAAATATTTCAAATCATTGTATGACCATCATCACGATGATGAAACCGTTTCCTATCTTTATCAGACTTTAGGTTCCACCATTAATAATGCGGGCTATATTTTTGATCAAAGTAAAGCTAAAAAAACGGATCAGATTTATCCTAATTCTCAGCTGGGAAAGGATTTCAAAACAGTAGCCTCCTTAATTAAATCAGATATCAACACTCAGGTCTACTATCTTTCTATTGGTAGTTTTGATACGCATGTGAATCAGAATGACAGACAGAAAAAACTATTCGGTGATATTAATGAAGCAGTGAAATCTTTTGTTGCTGATATGAAAAGTAATGGACTCTTTAATAATATTCTTTTGATGACCTTCTCTGAGTTTGGTCGGCGCGTAGCTCAAAATGCCAGCAATGGAACGGATCACGGAACAGCCAACCAGATGTTCTTCATCAGCGGAAACCTTAAAAAGAAAGGATTATTGAATAGTCTTCCTGATTTACAGAATTTGAAGGAAGGTGACCTCATCTACACTGAAGATTTCAGAAAAGTATACGCGACCATTCTTAAAAACTGGTTAAAGGCCGATTCTTCCAAAGTATTGGGATGGAAAAACGGGGTTTATGATTTTATCTAAATAGACCCAGCTCTATGTAACCATAAAAAAAGAGACCATCCCATATGATAGTCTCTTTTCAATAATTTTAAATTTTAAACTACTTTTACGTTTAAGCAGTAATCTGCTTAGGTTCTTTCCCTTTCTGATCTTCTTTTTTATCAAGTTTCTCAGATATTTTTTTAACGATATACTCTATCGCTATAGGTGCTATAATGGCAATAAGTGCTTTAAATATTCTTGATTTCATAGGGTGATTTTGTACCTAATCACTACAATTTCCAAGCCAATATAGAAATATGTGGTATATTTTTAATGAATCATCAATTTAAAAATAACAGCATTAATTGATATACAATCCCATTAAACCTATATAAAATTATTTTTTTTCGGGAATTACCAACTCCTGATAATTTTTGCTTCCTGCCTTAAATTTTTCCTCCATCCTCAATCTTAACTTTTGAGGTTTATGGACAACCAGAGAGTCTCCAAATCCCAGTAATAGCCTTTCTAATTCATAGTTGATCTGTACACAGATTTTAAAAACAGTTCCTTCGTTGGTCTCGCTGACAATTTCCTGGCTTTTATGCAATGGTTTTGTTTTTACATAAGGAGCATTAGCAGCATCTACAAAGAAAGTGACATTTTTGGGAACTATTGATTCTGCAACGGTAACCCCTACAATGTCTTTAAAATATTCATCGCCATCCAGATCTTTATCAATATAAGAGGATTTTTCATCAATTTCTATATTTTCCATTCTGTCCAAAGCCAGGTTATACATTTTCTGTTTATAAAGACAGATCAAAAACCAACGGTTGTTGTATTCTTTTAATAACTGTGGATGAACGGTGTACATATTGGACTCCCTTGCAGTAAAACTTTTATATAAAATTTGAAGTACCTTTTTATTGAGAATACCTTCATACAGAATATCAATATGCTCCAACCCTTTCAGCTGTTCGTTTTTATCCAAATGAATAATTGATTTCTGGCTGGTAGAATGAATAGAGTCTTCCAGCTTCTGGATCACACCATTCATTTCTTTAAACATGGAGAAATCTTTGAACTGTTTCAGGATCTGAACAGCATTATTCATCGCCTTCAGATCGCTTTCGTTCACAGAAATATTATGGATGCTATACTCGGGATCACTGTATCGGTAATATTTTCTTTCATATACTTCAATGGGAGCTTCATACCCGAATTTTTCACTCCGCATATTCTGAAGATCCAGCTGAATCGTCCTTTTGCTTATAAAAGATTCTTTACCCTCAAATTCAAATAACGCCTCGGAACACTCATCAATAAGGTCTTCCAAAGTATATTTCCGGTATTTGTTTTTAAGACATTTATCTAATGTTTTATAACGGATCAGAGCGTTTTTATTAGATGACATGATTATTCTTTTTCGTCTAAAAAACTATTTCTCTGTCAGCGGATTTCCTTCAAAGATCAATCCGTCCCATCCGAATTCCATGAAGTTTCTGATATTCTGATGATCTGTTCCATCAGGATTTTTAAGAACATCTTCTCTATAAAACTCTCCGAAAAGAGGAAGTGTTTCTTCTTTAGACAGCCCATGGTAAGATGCAAAACCAAATATTTTACATGATCCGTTATTCTGTCCTTCTTCATTTCTTGTATTTCCGTTTTTGAATGCTGTAGGTGTAAAATCGTAATTCGCATCTATATGAGCAATCACATCATTGAATTGAACGGTTTCCGGAAAATGCTTTAATTGTTCTAATAACATCATAGTTGTAAGTTTAATTTTCTTTACATAAGCCAATACGCTAATTTTAAAATCATTGAATTGGTCTTTTTAAAATTTTTTGTAAAAATAATCAAAAATATTTTATCTACGCAAAACTATTGCGCAATAGGGTATTTACTTTGCATCAACAAAATGACATAACAATGGAATTTAATGGAAATCACTTAATCGAATTGGGATATAGACCTGCTAAATGGTTTAAAGATGCCATTATTTATATTAATGAAAATCATCTGGATGAAATTCAGATCAAAGAATATCTGGAACAGTTCAAACAACCTGAACTTATTCCGCTTCAAGAAACCGCTCCTGAGTTTATTATAAATATCAGAGCTGAACATGAAAATGAGACTGACAATGTAGAAAAAGTAATCAAAACGATGAAAGTGCTGATGAAAACACCTACACTAACAGCCGGAGCTTTGATGCCTGATGCCTGTCCTACAGGTCCTGAAGGTCAGATTCCTGTTGGAGGTGTAGTGGTGGCAAAAAATGCCATTCATCCAGGGTTTCATAGCGCAGATATCTGTTGTTCTGTAATGCTGACTGATTTTGGAAAGGTTAATCCTAAAGATATTCTGGATGCTGCTCATTCTGTGACCCATTTTGGATATGGAGGAAGACCAAGAGGGGAACAGATGCCAATGTCTCAGGAGCTGATGGATGCTTTCAGAGAAAATGCATTCTTAAATGATGAAAAATTAATCAGTATTGCCCGTTCTCATATGGGAACACAGGGAGACGGAAATCATTTCTTATTTGTTGGAATTTCTAAAAATACGGGAAATACAATGATGGTAACCCATCACGGTTCCAGAGCACCGGGAGCTGCATTATATGATAAAGGAATGAAGGTTGCCAACCGTTTCAGACAGGATATTTCTCCTGAAACATTAAAAGAAAACGCATGGATCCCTTATGATACCGAGGAAGGAAAATCTTATTGGGAAGCCCTTCAGCTGATAAGAACATGGACGAAGGAAAACCATACCAATATTCACGATGCTGTTTTAAATAAAATAGGAATTGAAAAAGAAGACAGATATTGGAATGAACATAATTTTGTTTTCAAGGATGGTGACCTTTTCTATCATGCTAAAGGAGCAACTCCTCTGGATGATAAATTTATGCCTGATATCACAGGACCAAGACTGATTCCATTGAATATGGCAGAACCGGTATTGATCGTTCAGGGAAAAACCAATGAAAGAAACCTTGGTTTTGCCCCACACGGAGCGGGAAGAAATTTCAGCAGAAGCCAGCATAAAAAGTCTTTGGCTCATAAAACCACTGAAGAGATCTTCAAAGAGGAAACGGCAGGACTGGATATCCGATTCTATTCGAATGAAATTGATATTTCCGAATTACCAACTGCTTATAAAAGTGCAGCGAATGTAAGAGCACAGATTGAGGAATACGGACTTTGTGAAGTATTGGATGAAGTGATGCCTTATGGATGTATCATGGCAGGTGATGTTCAGAAGAATGCACCATGGAAGAAAAAGAAGAAATATAGAAAGGCATAATTTCTTATTTAATATGACTCAATATAAACCTTATAGGTTTTAGAAACCTATAAGGTTGTCAAAAAACTAATAATAAAACCTTACCGGGGTAAAAGCCTGTAAGGTTCATGAAAACTTTTCATAACGGCAGGGGCAGTAGCTCAGATGGTTAGAGCAACAAAATTACTTTTCGCTACAGGCATATAAAGTTCCTATGAATCCCAATTGTGTGTCACAGGTTCGAGTCCTGTCTGCTCCTCAATAGAATGAAATGGTATATACCCGTATCTGTCATTTCATACTTTAAAAAATGTAAGGCAAAGAAAGTTCCTATATTTCCTGATTTACTTTCCGCTTTTTCAAAATACAAGGCAAAGGGGGTTCCTCTATTTTTTGGATAAATTACTCCCCGCTTTTTATAAACTATAGGTAAAAGGAGTTCCTATACACTTCACTTTTAATGAACCTACTCCTCACTTATTTTTTAAACTTAAAACAATGAAAACATTACAATTATTCAATGCTGTATTGGCTAAAAAATCAGATGAAACGCCATTTATTTCCAATGAAGGTTTCATTATTGAATCTGATGCTCTTTGGGCTAAAAAAGAGATCATCTCTTATTATGCAAAGGAAAAACTGAATGGAAATGATCTGAATAAAACTTTTCATAAATCCTGGGAGAAAATAAAAAATACATCCAGAATTGAGTTATTTTTTGAACAGATTCAGCATTATATTTCAACCTATGGAAGTAATTTCCAGAGTGAAATCTATATTCCTCAGGAAATACTGAATGTTCCTGATGTGAAGATGATTTTTAAAGTGATCAAAGCTTATACTGTAGAAGAAATGCAGGAAAAGTGCCTTTCTCTGCTGAGATCCGGAATTGCTTTAAAAGAAGAAACAATCAATGATCTTTTATATATCCTTACAGAAGAGCTTGATTATGATTTTACAGGAACAGAAAATATCAGAAATAAGGAAGCTATTATAAAAATAGCCGATTTATATGAGATCTATCCAGAACATCCTGTTGAGTTTTTCCGTTATGTGATTTATAAAACCACTCAAACAACGCTTTTAATTAAAAACGATGAATTGATTGGCTTAATTAAACAAAGCAAATTTAATCCAGCATATCTGTTCGAAAACTTCGGACTGGAAAAACTGGGAGAAATTTTCAACAGATTTAAACCATTATTTCTTGCTTATAAAAACAGGGCTCCGAAAACAATTAATAAAATTTCGAAGCTATCTAAAGTTTGTCATAAGCCATTAATTTCAAACCCATTGAATGATGCTACTCATACATTATTAGAAGCCACCGATTGGCATTGGTTAGAAAATGCAACACCATTTGCCTTATTCAAAGCATTGTCAGCATGCCACTCAAGAATGTATGGTCAGGATACTTTTGTGTATAGAATCAGAAATGGAAAATCGTGGGTTAAAAAGGGTAAGGAAACTTATGTGAATCAATTCAACTATGATTTTATTTTAGATTTTCTGAAACTGAAATATGAAAGCTTTTCCGGAAAGAAATTCTATTTCCCTGAGAATGTAGAGTTTGCATTACCAACTTCTGAAAAAATGTTTGTTGGGAATATTCCTACCGGAACCCGTTTCTATGGGGATAGACTGGCTGTTGGTATTTATTGGGAAGATAGATGGGGTGCTCGTGACCTTGACCTTTCAGGATTGAATATTTCCGGAAAAATAGGTTGGAATGCAGCTTATAATTATGGTGAAGGACAATTGATGTATTCCGGAGATATGACTTCTGCTCCCAACGGTGCTGTTGAATATCTTTATGCCGATAAAGGCTTAAGCACCCCAACGCTTGTCATGAATAATGTCTTCAGCGGAGATGCAAATTGTGGGTATAAAATTGTCATCGGAAAAGGAGATCAAATTTCCTATGACTATATGATGAATCCGAATAATCTCTTTGCTGAGGCCAGATGTAACTCGGTTCAGAAACAAACGATTCTGGGAATTCTTTTACCAAAAGGTGGAAAGCAATGTTTCGTATTGTTGAATTTCGGAGCAGGGCACTCTCATGTTTCCGGAAATAATGAAGTGTCTATGATGGCAACCAGTGCATTATATCAACAATGGTATGAAGCGATGTCTTTCAATGAGCTTATAAAAGAGCTTGGAGCAGAGATTACCACAGAAAAAGCGGAAGCTGATTTTGATTTTTCACTGGAAACGCTTGAAAAAGATAGTTTTATTAAAGTCTTTAAATAAAAATACGCTGTTCAAAATTTTGAATGGCGTTTTTTCTTTTAACAGATGATTTTATCTCTCAAAGACTGAACAGATTTTCTTAAGCATAAACATTTGTGTGATCTGTGGGAGCTTTTTATTTCGCGCAGATGTCATAGATTTTTACTCTCGCAAATTTTGCAGATAACACAGATTTATTCTAAAACTAATTGCTTATCATACATTTATACTTACAATAGAAAGATGTCCATCATTTTCCTGAATAATTACTTTCTTTCCGTATCCGATCTGAATCTTAAATATATTCTCTAGCGGGAACTGCAGTACAGCCTGAAGAATCAGACGGATGACCCCTGCATGAGCAATAATCAGGACTTTTCCAATATCTTTTTTAGCAACCAATTCGTTCCAAAAACTGATAACGCGGGTCTGCATTTCAATAAGGTTTTCGCCCCCTGAAGCTTTTATATTAATAAAATCTTTATACCAGGGATTAATTTCTTCCTCAGGAATCTCTGTCCATTTTTTTAATTCCCAATTTCCAAAATTCATCTCCCGAATCCTTTCATCAGTTGAAAACTTAAACTTAAAATGTTCAGCCAAAAGGCAGCAACGTTGTGCCGGACTTGAAATTACCAGCTCAAAACCGTTATCCAGATTTAAGTTTTTAAAATCATCCGAATACTCCTTTCGTAAAGGCATTTCGGCAAATCCATAACACAGATTTTCCGGATTATCTACCGCAGTATGACGAATCAGATGAATTTCCATACGATCATTGTTCCTAAATACAATAAAACTTCAGTAACCTGCTGTACAGCTCCTAAACAATCTCCGGTATAGCCGCCGATATGTTTTTTAAAATACCATCCCATGCAGATCTTTCCAAAATAAGCCAATGCAAAAGCCAATATCAAGCGCCAGTCCGGAATCAAAGCAAAAGAAATTACAACCCCGATAAAACTTACCAACAGAGCCATTCCATCCAAAGGTTTATTGGCCAGAGGTTTTGATTTGCTTACGTCAATATCCGTCACATACTGATGAGTGTAAATCATCGTTCCGGAAATAAAACGGCTTGAAGTATGTGCCAGGACGATAATTCCCAGGGTCTTTAACAGATCCATAGCTACCAAGGCCTGAATACTGAGAAATTTTAAAGCAAACAATAAAATAATTCCGATGGTTCCGTAAGCTCCTACTCTACTGTCTTTCATAATGGTAAGAATTTTTTCCTTTCCATATCCACCTCCAAAACTGTCACACATATCTGTAAAGCCATCTTCATGAAAGGCTCCTGTAAGCAAAACACTGCTAATCATCATCAGAACAATTCCTATTTCCAGGTTAAAAAGCTGATAAGAAAGATATAAAATCCCTGCATTAATCAACCCTACCAAAAGTCCGATCCACGCAAAATACTTCTGGGATTTATTCATGATCTCACCGGAATACGGAATGGTAAACGGAACGGGAATTCTGGTGAAGAACATCAGAGCCGTTGCAAAGTAGATCAATTCATTCTTTAAGGTCTTCATTTATTCTTTATTTGAAACATGAGCATCTTCAAAACTGGACATTTCATTCAGGAAATTTACGGCACTTTGAATAATTGGATAAGCTAATGCGCAGCCCGTTCCTTCGCCCAGGCGTAAATTAAGATTGAGTAAAGCTTTCTGTCCCAATAATTCCAAAAGCTGGAGATGCGCATTCTCATCACTTACATGACAGAATATACAGTTATTCAGAATATCAGGATTCTTTCTCCATGCGGTGGCTACTGCAACGGTAGCAATAAATCCGTCTACCATAATCAACATATTCTGATGGAAAGCTTCTTCCATAGCACCAACCATTTGCACAATTTCCAGTCCGCCAAAAGTCTGCGCAATTTCGTCCGGAGTTCTACTATCCGGATATTTCTCTATGGCAGCTGATAAAATATTGATTTTATTCAGAAACTGGTCATCGTTCAGTCCTGTGCCACGTCCAATACAACTTACAATAGGAAGATCAAACAATTGACTCATCATCAGAGAAGAAGCGGAAGTATTTCCGATTCCCATTTCACCAAAGCCAATGATATTACAGCCTGTTTTAGCAATATCTGCCACTACTGCGCTTCCATTCTGTAAAGCCTGTTGATATTCTTCAGAAGTCATGGCAGGTTCCTCCAGGATATTACGGCTGGATTTTCTGACTTTATGATCGATTAACTCCAATCCTTCCGGAAAATCAAAATTGACTCCTGCATCTACAATCTTGATTTCAATATTATGTTGTTTACAAAAGACATTGATCGCTGCTCCACCGCCTAAGAAATTCATCACCATTTGATACGTAACTTCTTGTGGATAGGCACTTACACCTGCCTTTGCAATTCCATGATCTGCTGCAAAAACCACCAGATGAGGATTTGTAAGTTGAGGCGACGTGGTATTTTGAACCATTCCTATTTTGTGGGCAAGGTATTCCAGATGTCCTAATGCACCTAAAGGTTTGGTCTTGAAATCAATTTTATGCTGTAGTTCGGTTGTCAACATGGATATAAAGTAGTTATGTTAAATAGAGAAAATGCAATATTAGTGAAATAAGGAGTATTTTGGGTAATGGCTCAAGGAGGTATTGGTGAGAAAATAGAAAATAGACGAAGAGATGAAAGACAAAAATCCCGGATTTTAGATAATGAGCCTATTCAATGCCCACCAACCTTAAACCTTAAACCTTGAACTTAGCACTCCAGAACACTCCTACTCTCAAACCCTACCATTCTCAAACTCAAAACAACTACGTAATAACATTGCGCACAATCCACTTTACTTTGCAGTATAAAATTGAAAACAATGACACCAAAAATACTAGAAAAAATAAAAGAAGTAGAAGCGACACGAGGGGTAAAAGTCCTTCTTGCCGTTGAATCCGGAAGCAGAGCGTGGGGTTTTGCCTCTCCGGACAGTGATTATGATATACGTTTTATATACCGGCATGAAAAAGACTGGTATCTTTCGCCTTGGGGTAAGGATGAAACGATAGAATTTATGACCGAAGATGACCTGGATGGTTCCGGATGGGATCTTAGGAAAACCTTTCATCTTTTGCTGAAATCAAATGCCGCTTTACTGAGCTGGTTCTACTCTCCTATCGTTTATACAGAAAATACAAAGTTTGTAGAGCTTTTCAAACCATTGGCTGATGCCTGCTTTTCACCGGTAGCAGTTTCATATCATTATTTAAGCATGAGTAAAAAATATCTGGAAGCCTGCAGAGCTGATGAAGTAAAATTAAAAAGTTATTTTTATTGTCTGCGAACTGCCTTAACCGGAAAATGGATCATAGAGAAAGGAACGGTTCCACCAGTGTTGTTCAGTGAATTACTTGTTTTAGTTGATGATAAAACGAAAACCAAAATAGAAGACCTAGTAACCCTAAAAGCTACCAAAGGAGAAGCTTATTATCACCCGAATGATTGGGAATTATTTGAGTTTTTAGAGAAAACGATAGCTGAGA
This Chryseobacterium sp. G0162 DNA region includes the following protein-coding sequences:
- a CDS encoding alpha/beta hydrolase fold domain-containing protein is translated as MKKYYLTPEFSQRIQGMQQMIAAAGIKISFETLEDLKMLRQMEEASAGEPMQMEGVSFYDRFIPGPIGDMKVRIYKPDQPASERPAFLLYHGGGTVIGGLNTEHARALHLSKGCGAVGISVDYHLAPEYPAPAGQEDCYAALKWVNDHADELNINSKYIGITGGSGGGMLTLSVAQMARDRKEVTPFIQIPLYPNTDDREQDKFQSRIHGEDTYIINRGNITHVMKHILGDKLNNPPKYVIPNRMEDLSGLCRSCFVLSQNDPMIDEQMDYIQKLLRAEVVTEVHLMPGITHAFDGVGWDTEITTDILDIICKAFTRAIKESESV
- a CDS encoding DUF1800 family protein translates to MADSLLKNKHLFWRSGFGVGINQIDDLKNKNTKTLINELFKEGNFTEVSYDTPDIDPTTDYMNSTVPAEKKKEMQRIYRAQNEELNLNFLDKMVNSQEQMKEKMAFFWHGHFASRVLNPKFNRQLLNTIRKNALGNFKDLLFEVSQSPAMLNFLNNQQNKKDHPNENFAREVMELFTMGRGNYTEKDVREGARAFTGWSYDKEGNFKERKNQHDEGTKNFLGKTGNFDGTDALNIILEQKATATFITAKIYKFFVNENVDQNIVNTLSISFYNSGYDIKKLMTDIFSSSWFYDQKNIGNRIKSPIELMAGMMRMLPMHIQNPENLIIYQKLLGQMLLYPPNVAGWPNGRSWIDSSTLMLRLQVPQIWSGLRPLEYSPRQDDDIDMGMKSKETALNKSFKNPNITIDWNRVDQIFTHKNCEDYLIQNTQSLDMNTVNNFSDKSTKMTIINLMSTPEYQLM
- a CDS encoding DUF1501 domain-containing protein, with translation MLIKRREFLKISSLATASFLMPNFLKAMTLDEALNPNQNILVVLQFTGGNDGLNTIIPAKNDIYFRERKTLAVQDSLSLTDEAGINPSLSYFKELFDNGELSVMNNVGYPNPDKSHFRSMDIWQSASRSDEFLDTGWLGRFLDEECYRCEHPTQALEVDDMLSLALKGQNNKAFAFKDPKRLYQTSQEKYFKSLYDHHHDDETVSYLYQTLGSTINNAGYIFDQSKAKKTDQIYPNSQLGKDFKTVASLIKSDINTQVYYLSIGSFDTHVNQNDRQKKLFGDINEAVKSFVADMKSNGLFNNILLMTFSEFGRRVAQNASNGTDHGTANQMFFISGNLKKKGLLNSLPDLQNLKEGDLIYTEDFRKVYATILKNWLKADSSKVLGWKNGVYDFI
- a CDS encoding helix-turn-helix transcriptional regulator, coding for MSSNKNALIRYKTLDKCLKNKYRKYTLEDLIDECSEALFEFEGKESFISKRTIQLDLQNMRSEKFGYEAPIEVYERKYYRYSDPEYSIHNISVNESDLKAMNNAVQILKQFKDFSMFKEMNGVIQKLEDSIHSTSQKSIIHLDKNEQLKGLEHIDILYEGILNKKVLQILYKSFTARESNMYTVHPQLLKEYNNRWFLICLYKQKMYNLALDRMENIEIDEKSSYIDKDLDGDEYFKDIVGVTVAESIVPKNVTFFVDAANAPYVKTKPLHKSQEIVSETNEGTVFKICVQINYELERLLLGFGDSLVVHKPQKLRLRMEEKFKAGSKNYQELVIPEKK
- a CDS encoding HopJ type III effector protein, with product MLLEQLKHFPETVQFNDVIAHIDANYDFTPTAFKNGNTRNEEGQNNGSCKIFGFASYHGLSKEETLPLFGEFYREDVLKNPDGTDHQNIRNFMEFGWDGLIFEGNPLTEK
- a CDS encoding RtcB family protein, whose translation is MEFNGNHLIELGYRPAKWFKDAIIYINENHLDEIQIKEYLEQFKQPELIPLQETAPEFIINIRAEHENETDNVEKVIKTMKVLMKTPTLTAGALMPDACPTGPEGQIPVGGVVVAKNAIHPGFHSADICCSVMLTDFGKVNPKDILDAAHSVTHFGYGGRPRGEQMPMSQELMDAFRENAFLNDEKLISIARSHMGTQGDGNHFLFVGISKNTGNTMMVTHHGSRAPGAALYDKGMKVANRFRQDISPETLKENAWIPYDTEEGKSYWEALQLIRTWTKENHTNIHDAVLNKIGIEKEDRYWNEHNFVFKDGDLFYHAKGATPLDDKFMPDITGPRLIPLNMAEPVLIVQGKTNERNLGFAPHGAGRNFSRSQHKKSLAHKTTEEIFKEETAGLDIRFYSNEIDISELPTAYKSAANVRAQIEEYGLCEVLDEVMPYGCIMAGDVQKNAPWKKKKKYRKA